A portion of the Echeneis naucrates chromosome 5, fEcheNa1.1, whole genome shotgun sequence genome contains these proteins:
- the alpl gene encoding alkaline phosphatase, tissue-nonspecific isozyme isoform X2: MKVTTLLIICSGLIFGSLGKPQFPEREKDPNFWNLGAQQTLSEALTLQDLNKNKANNLILFLGDGMGIPTVTAARILKGQLMGQSGEEMQLEMDKFPFVSLAKTYNTNAQVPDSAGTATAYLCGVKANEGTVGVSAAAVRSQCNTTQGNEVTSILRWAKDAGKSVGIVTTTRVNHATPSAAYAHSVDRDWYSDNEMPPEALEAGCRDIARQLFENIPNIDVIMGGGRKYMFPKNMSDVEYPGVAKQSGLRKDGRNLVEEWKDKKKDKKGFYIWNKKQLLSLNPNNVDYLLALFEPGDLMYDLERNTETDPSLTEMVEVAIKILKRNPRGFYLLVEGGRIDHGHHEGKAKQALHEAVEMDRAIGRAALMTSTYDTLTVVTADHSHMFNFGGYTPRGNTIFGLAPMTSDVDQKPFTSILYGNGPGYKIVSGGRENISTIDYTENDYQAQAAVPLSMETHGGEDVAVFAKGPLAHLFHGVHEQNYIPHVMAYAACIGQNKKHCVSQSGTDGLSPVLSTIAALLTVTRLLS; this comes from the exons ATGAAGGTGACAACCCTGCTCATCATTTGCTCCGGTCTGATCTTCGGGAGCCTCGGGAAACCACAATTCCCAG agagggagaaggatcCAAATTTTTGGAATTTGGGGGCCCAGCAGACGCTGAGTGAAGCTCTGACGCTGCAAgatctcaataaaaacaaagcaaacaatctCATCCTCTTCCTGGGAGATG GCATGGGCATTCCCACAGTGACGGCTGCTCGAATACTGAAGGGCCAGCTGATGGGACAGAGCGGAGAGGAAATGCAGCTGGAGATGGATAAATTCCCTTTTGTATCTTTGGCCAAG ACATACAACACTAACGCACAGGTGCCAGACAGTGCGGGCACAGCCACAGCTTACCTCTGCGGGGTCAAAGCCAACGAGGGCACAGTGGGCGTGAGCGCAGCTGCTGTCCGGTCGCAGTGTAACACGACGCAGGGCAATGAGGTCACCTCCATCCTCAGATGGGCTAAAGACGCAG GAAAGTCGGTGGGAATTGTGACAACAACGCGGGTCAACCACGCAACTCCGAGTGCCGCTTACGCCCACAGTGTGGACAGAGACTGGTACTCTGACAATGAGATGCCACCTGAAGCCCTGGAGGCCGGCTGCAGAGACATTGCTAGGCAGCTCTTTGAAAACATTCCCAACATTGAT GTGATCATGGGTGGAGGGAGGAAGTACATGTTTCCAAAAAACATGTCAGACGTTGAGTACCCGGGCGTGGCGAAGCAAAGCGGCTTGCGGAAAGATGGGAGAAACCTGGTAGAGGAGTGgaaagacaagaagaaagatAAA AAAGGCTTTTACATATGGAACAAGAAGCAGCTGTTATCACTGAATCCTAACAACGTGGATTACTTATTGG CTCTCTTTGAACCTGGAGATCTGATGTATGACTTGGAGAGGAACACGGAGACTGATCCCTCACTGACTGAGATGGTGGAGGTGGCCATTAAGATCCTCAAAAGGAACCCCCGTGGTTTTTATCTACTTGTTGAAG ggGGGCGTATCGACCACGGACACCATGAGGGAAAGGCGAAGCAAGCTCTGCACGAAGCTGTGGAAATGGACCGGGCCATCGGCCGCGCTgctctcatgacctccacctACGACACACTGACTGTAGTTACTGCTGACCATTCCCATATGTTCAACTTTGGAGGCTACAcacccagaggaaacacaataTTTG GTCTGGCCCCCATGACGAGTGATGTCGACCAGAAGCCCTTCACCTCCATTTTATACGGGAATGGACCAGGTTACAAAATCGTCAGTGGTGGAAGGGAGAACATCTCCACTATCGACTACA cGGAAAACGACTACCAGGCCCAGGCAGCTGTACCTCTGAGCATGGAGACCCATGGAGGGGAGGACGTTGCTGTGTTTGCCAAAGGGCCCCTGGCTCACCTGTTTCATGGGGTCCATGAGCAGAACTACATCCCCCATGTCATGGCTTACGCGGCCTGCATCGGTCAGAACAAGAAACACTGTGTGTCACAGAGTGGGACTGACGGTTTGAGTCCCGTCCTCTCTACCATCGCTGCCCTTCTCACAGTCACCCGGCTCCTCTCCTGA
- the LOC115044190 gene encoding guanylin-like has protein sequence MRSLSVVVVLVLCVCSGALGVQVKVGDRSFPLEAVKQLKELMDVNDSADPHLSDKSVAAACANPLLPQVFRPVCQARGTGIVFSTLVYIITPLDPCEICANPSCYGCLN, from the exons ATGCGGTCACTCAGTGTTGTCGTTGTtttggtgctgtgtgtgtgcagcggAGCTCTGGGCGTGCAGGTTAAG GTTGGAGACAGGAGCTTCCCCCTGGAGGCTGTGAAGCAGCTGAAAGAGCTGATGGATGTAAACGACAGTGCCGATCCTCATCTGTCTGATAAAAGTGTGGCTGCCGCCTGCGCCAACCCCCTCCTGCCTCAGGTGTTTCGGCCAGTTTGCCAAGCGAGGGGAACAGGCATCGTTTTCTCCACTCTTG TGTATATCATCACACCTTTAGATCCTTGTGAAATATGTGCCAACCCCTCATGCTACGGATGTCTGAACTGA
- the LOC115044074 gene encoding guanylin-like — protein sequence MKATLATITLLVLALGWSSEAVQVEENGLSFSLEAVKRLQELTESRLSAGQQSPRLRASTVSLCADPVLPQEFLPLCRQRGASRSLTRLAAVPMDVCEICAFAACTGC from the exons ATGAAGGCCACACTCGCCACCATCACCCTCCTGGTCCTCGCTCTCGGCTGGAGCTCTGAGGCCGTGCAAGTCGAA gaAAACGGATTGTCCTTCTCCCTGGAGGCCGTCAAGAGGCTTCAGGAGCTGACTGAGAGCCGGCTCAGCGCAGGACAGCAAAGCCCTCGACTCAGGGCCAGCACCGTGTCCCTCTGCGCCGACCCCGTGCTGCCGCAGGAGTTCCTGCCGCTCTGCAGGCAGAGGGGAGCATCCAGGTCTCTCACCAGACTAG CTGCGGTTCCCATGGACGTCTGTGAGATCTGCGCCTTTGCTGCCTGCACCGGCTGCTAA
- the alpl gene encoding alkaline phosphatase, tissue-nonspecific isozyme isoform X1, which produces MLWLCRAARQPQRDNNMKVTTLLIICSGLIFGSLGKPQFPEREKDPNFWNLGAQQTLSEALTLQDLNKNKANNLILFLGDGMGIPTVTAARILKGQLMGQSGEEMQLEMDKFPFVSLAKTYNTNAQVPDSAGTATAYLCGVKANEGTVGVSAAAVRSQCNTTQGNEVTSILRWAKDAGKSVGIVTTTRVNHATPSAAYAHSVDRDWYSDNEMPPEALEAGCRDIARQLFENIPNIDVIMGGGRKYMFPKNMSDVEYPGVAKQSGLRKDGRNLVEEWKDKKKDKKGFYIWNKKQLLSLNPNNVDYLLALFEPGDLMYDLERNTETDPSLTEMVEVAIKILKRNPRGFYLLVEGGRIDHGHHEGKAKQALHEAVEMDRAIGRAALMTSTYDTLTVVTADHSHMFNFGGYTPRGNTIFGLAPMTSDVDQKPFTSILYGNGPGYKIVSGGRENISTIDYTENDYQAQAAVPLSMETHGGEDVAVFAKGPLAHLFHGVHEQNYIPHVMAYAACIGQNKKHCVSQSGTDGLSPVLSTIAALLTVTRLLS; this is translated from the exons ATGTTATGGCTGTGTAGAGCAGCACGTCAGCCACAAAGAGACAACAACATGAAGGTGACAACCCTGCTCATCATTTGCTCCGGTCTGATCTTCGGGAGCCTCGGGAAACCACAATTCCCAG agagggagaaggatcCAAATTTTTGGAATTTGGGGGCCCAGCAGACGCTGAGTGAAGCTCTGACGCTGCAAgatctcaataaaaacaaagcaaacaatctCATCCTCTTCCTGGGAGATG GCATGGGCATTCCCACAGTGACGGCTGCTCGAATACTGAAGGGCCAGCTGATGGGACAGAGCGGAGAGGAAATGCAGCTGGAGATGGATAAATTCCCTTTTGTATCTTTGGCCAAG ACATACAACACTAACGCACAGGTGCCAGACAGTGCGGGCACAGCCACAGCTTACCTCTGCGGGGTCAAAGCCAACGAGGGCACAGTGGGCGTGAGCGCAGCTGCTGTCCGGTCGCAGTGTAACACGACGCAGGGCAATGAGGTCACCTCCATCCTCAGATGGGCTAAAGACGCAG GAAAGTCGGTGGGAATTGTGACAACAACGCGGGTCAACCACGCAACTCCGAGTGCCGCTTACGCCCACAGTGTGGACAGAGACTGGTACTCTGACAATGAGATGCCACCTGAAGCCCTGGAGGCCGGCTGCAGAGACATTGCTAGGCAGCTCTTTGAAAACATTCCCAACATTGAT GTGATCATGGGTGGAGGGAGGAAGTACATGTTTCCAAAAAACATGTCAGACGTTGAGTACCCGGGCGTGGCGAAGCAAAGCGGCTTGCGGAAAGATGGGAGAAACCTGGTAGAGGAGTGgaaagacaagaagaaagatAAA AAAGGCTTTTACATATGGAACAAGAAGCAGCTGTTATCACTGAATCCTAACAACGTGGATTACTTATTGG CTCTCTTTGAACCTGGAGATCTGATGTATGACTTGGAGAGGAACACGGAGACTGATCCCTCACTGACTGAGATGGTGGAGGTGGCCATTAAGATCCTCAAAAGGAACCCCCGTGGTTTTTATCTACTTGTTGAAG ggGGGCGTATCGACCACGGACACCATGAGGGAAAGGCGAAGCAAGCTCTGCACGAAGCTGTGGAAATGGACCGGGCCATCGGCCGCGCTgctctcatgacctccacctACGACACACTGACTGTAGTTACTGCTGACCATTCCCATATGTTCAACTTTGGAGGCTACAcacccagaggaaacacaataTTTG GTCTGGCCCCCATGACGAGTGATGTCGACCAGAAGCCCTTCACCTCCATTTTATACGGGAATGGACCAGGTTACAAAATCGTCAGTGGTGGAAGGGAGAACATCTCCACTATCGACTACA cGGAAAACGACTACCAGGCCCAGGCAGCTGTACCTCTGAGCATGGAGACCCATGGAGGGGAGGACGTTGCTGTGTTTGCCAAAGGGCCCCTGGCTCACCTGTTTCATGGGGTCCATGAGCAGAACTACATCCCCCATGTCATGGCTTACGCGGCCTGCATCGGTCAGAACAAGAAACACTGTGTGTCACAGAGTGGGACTGACGGTTTGAGTCCCGTCCTCTCTACCATCGCTGCCCTTCTCACAGTCACCCGGCTCCTCTCCTGA